In the genome of Paenibacillus sp. FSL R5-0766, one region contains:
- a CDS encoding ABC transporter permease, with product MSNIMPLIRNETIKMVKKKRLYIIFIVLAVLVPMFTYAQMKSAENNRDKFGGDWRLELQQAITDNQNSLGSDRVPEEYKKYRTVYIQQMQYYLENDINPKEPGGVTFTREFMNNAVGLFIPLLIMAIASDLVSGERTTGTIKMLLTRPVRRWKVLLSKLITLIMFVSIIVVSAYIICYVISGAVFGYKGFNMPIFTGFKVVGTDVDMSAVHAVDQWLYMLMQAGLIWFVSVIVAMLAFMVSVLVRSTAASIVIMMAALIAGTILTSMAASWQTAKYLFMVNLELPNYLSGGLPPIEGMNLGFSLIVLSVWGIASLIVSFLVFTKRDILN from the coding sequence TTGAGTAATATCATGCCGCTGATTCGCAATGAAACGATTAAGATGGTGAAGAAAAAACGGCTTTATATTATATTTATTGTACTTGCGGTCCTCGTACCGATGTTTACGTATGCCCAGATGAAATCTGCGGAGAATAATCGTGACAAGTTTGGCGGCGATTGGCGTCTTGAACTGCAACAGGCCATCACAGACAATCAAAACTCGCTTGGTAGCGATCGGGTGCCTGAAGAGTACAAAAAATATAGAACAGTATATATCCAGCAGATGCAGTATTATCTTGAAAATGACATCAATCCCAAAGAACCGGGCGGTGTTACCTTTACGCGGGAGTTCATGAACAACGCAGTTGGATTGTTTATTCCACTGTTAATCATGGCTATTGCTTCAGATCTTGTTTCCGGTGAACGTACGACAGGTACGATTAAAATGCTTTTAACGCGTCCGGTTAGACGCTGGAAAGTGCTTCTGAGTAAATTAATTACGCTGATTATGTTTGTTTCAATCATAGTGGTATCAGCCTACATTATATGTTATGTCATATCGGGTGCGGTCTTTGGTTATAAAGGCTTCAACATGCCCATCTTCACAGGATTCAAAGTTGTGGGAACAGATGTCGATATGTCGGCAGTGCATGCTGTAGACCAGTGGCTGTATATGCTTATGCAGGCAGGGCTGATCTGGTTTGTGAGTGTAATTGTGGCTATGCTTGCATTTATGGTATCCGTGCTTGTGCGCAGTACTGCTGCAAGTATCGTTATCATGATGGCCGCGCTGATTGCAGGAACAATCTTGACAAGTATGGCAGCATCTTGGCAGACAGCGAAGTATCTGTTCATGGTTAACCTCGAACTTCCGAATTATTTGTCTGGCGGATTACCTCCAATCGAGGGTATGAATTTAGGTTTTTCCCTTATTGTGCTTAGTGTTTGGGGCATTGCTTCACTCATTGTGTCATTCCTTGTCTTTACGAAACGGGATATCTTGAATTAA
- a CDS encoding ABC transporter ATP-binding protein, producing MAEQQYDSVLSVQHLKKRIGRKWIIKDVTFDVKPGEIFGFLGPNGAGKTTTIRMLVDLIKPTEGKIKVCGYDVNRDPERALKYVGSIVENPEVYTYLTGWENLEHFARMQPGVDNERIQEVVDIVRLDQRIHDKVRTYSLGMRQRLGIAQALLGRPRLLILDEPTNGLDPKGIKELRVFIKQLASEGMAVFVSSHLLSEIQLLCDRVAIISAGRVLAVGGVSELIEDHSKLAIWHISPLEQGKKMLLDAGITLVGRPADVMDDTIVAGLGPNAVVAEMHEDRIPDLVQQMVQAGIQVEGVQRIQPTLEQLFLKMTEGESIE from the coding sequence ATGGCAGAGCAGCAGTATGATTCCGTCTTGTCTGTACAGCATCTGAAGAAGCGGATTGGACGCAAGTGGATCATTAAGGACGTTACATTTGACGTGAAACCGGGTGAAATTTTTGGATTTCTCGGTCCCAACGGTGCCGGAAAAACAACAACGATACGGATGCTGGTGGATCTGATCAAACCAACAGAAGGGAAAATTAAAGTCTGTGGTTATGATGTGAATCGGGACCCTGAGCGTGCTTTGAAGTATGTAGGCTCCATTGTTGAAAATCCGGAGGTATATACATATCTGACAGGGTGGGAGAACCTGGAGCATTTTGCCCGCATGCAACCAGGTGTGGACAACGAGCGCATTCAGGAAGTTGTAGATATTGTGCGTCTGGATCAGCGGATTCACGATAAAGTTAGAACATACTCATTGGGTATGCGTCAACGGCTTGGTATTGCACAAGCGCTGCTTGGGCGACCGCGTCTGCTCATTCTGGATGAACCGACAAATGGCCTTGATCCAAAAGGCATTAAGGAACTTCGTGTCTTTATTAAGCAACTTGCCAGTGAAGGTATGGCTGTATTTGTCAGCAGTCACTTGTTAAGTGAGATTCAGCTTCTCTGTGACAGAGTAGCCATTATCAGTGCTGGGCGTGTGCTTGCCGTTGGAGGTGTAAGCGAACTGATTGAAGATCATTCCAAGTTGGCCATATGGCACATTTCACCACTGGAGCAAGGCAAAAAGATGTTGCTGGATGCAGGCATTACTCTGGTAGGTAGACCTGCGGATGTGATGGATGATACCATTGTGGCGGGCCTTGGTCCTAACGCTGTGGTTGCCGAGATGCATGAAGATCGAATTCCTGATCTGGTGCAGCAGATGGTTCAAGCAGGTATTCAGGTTGAAGGGGTACAGCGGATTCAGCCTACGCTTGAACAACTATTTTTAAAAATGACAGAAGGTGAATCCATTGAGTAA
- the parE gene encoding DNA topoisomerase IV subunit B, producing the protein MVEQIDMSAGSTGGGQGSSGYDADDIQVLEGLVAVRKRPGMYIGSTSTSGLHHLVWEIVDNAVDEHLAKFCSKIDITLHKDGSITVQDNGRGIPTGIHKTGIPTPQVVFTILHAGGKFGGSGYKKSGGLHGVGASVTNALSEWLEVEIFRDGKIHRQRFEYWKDKKGIEHVGEPVSGLEVMGNTNRTGTKVTFKPDIRVFQSGIQFNYDTLAERLQEIAFLNSGLRIVLKDERSGNQDEYMYEGGASQFVAFLNENKDVLHDVIHFYAEKDDIEVEVAIQYNAGYTETLASFVNSIPTRGGGTHETGFRAAYTRVMNDYARRTSMIKEKDKNLEGNDLREGMMAVISVKMSDVEFVGQTKDQLGSASARSAVDSVVSENIQRFLEENPQVAQTLIRKAVQASRAREAARKARDDMRTGKKRSESSNLNGKLTPAQSKDFTRNELFIVEGDSAGGSAKQGRDSKIQAILPLKGKPLNPEKSKLADILKNEEYRAITAAIGAGIGTEFAVEDSNYSKIIIMTDADTDGAHIQVLLLTFFYRYMKPLIDAGKVYIAQPPLYKLTRKSGKLATVRYAWTDEELANYMKEFGNNVELQRYKGLGEMNPDQLWETTMNPETRAMLKVQIVDAAKAERRVSTLMGDKVDPRKRWIVENVDFTEYEE; encoded by the coding sequence ATGGTCGAGCAAATCGATATGTCGGCAGGTTCGACAGGCGGAGGACAGGGGTCTTCAGGCTACGACGCGGACGACATTCAAGTACTTGAAGGGTTGGTAGCGGTACGGAAACGGCCGGGGATGTACATCGGCAGCACCAGCACTTCAGGTTTACATCATTTGGTATGGGAAATTGTCGACAACGCTGTCGACGAACATCTCGCCAAATTCTGCTCCAAAATCGATATCACGCTGCATAAGGACGGTTCTATTACGGTTCAGGATAACGGAAGGGGAATTCCGACAGGTATACATAAAACAGGGATTCCTACTCCCCAGGTCGTGTTTACGATTTTGCACGCAGGCGGAAAGTTCGGTGGATCAGGATACAAAAAATCAGGCGGTTTGCACGGTGTAGGTGCGTCAGTTACAAACGCATTGTCTGAGTGGCTTGAAGTCGAGATTTTCCGTGATGGCAAGATTCATCGTCAGCGATTCGAGTATTGGAAGGACAAAAAAGGGATTGAACATGTCGGTGAACCGGTCTCCGGTCTCGAAGTGATGGGCAATACCAATCGGACAGGAACAAAAGTTACATTTAAACCGGATATTCGGGTGTTCCAGAGCGGCATTCAATTCAATTATGATACATTGGCAGAACGTCTTCAGGAGATTGCTTTTCTGAATTCGGGTCTGAGAATTGTGCTCAAGGATGAACGTTCGGGCAATCAGGATGAATACATGTATGAAGGCGGAGCAAGCCAGTTTGTTGCTTTTCTTAACGAAAATAAAGATGTGTTGCATGATGTTATTCACTTCTATGCGGAGAAGGATGACATTGAAGTCGAAGTGGCAATCCAGTATAACGCGGGTTATACGGAAACACTGGCTTCGTTCGTGAACTCAATCCCTACTCGGGGCGGCGGTACTCATGAGACCGGATTCAGGGCTGCGTATACCCGTGTAATGAATGATTACGCGCGGCGTACCAGCATGATCAAGGAAAAAGATAAAAATCTCGAAGGTAATGACCTGCGTGAAGGTATGATGGCCGTCATCAGTGTCAAAATGTCAGATGTTGAGTTCGTAGGTCAGACCAAGGATCAGCTCGGCAGCGCTTCCGCTCGAAGTGCAGTGGATTCGGTCGTGTCCGAAAATATTCAAAGGTTTCTGGAAGAAAACCCGCAGGTAGCTCAAACGTTAATTCGCAAAGCGGTTCAAGCCTCCAGAGCCAGAGAAGCAGCTCGCAAAGCACGTGATGATATGCGTACAGGCAAGAAACGCAGTGAGAGTTCCAACCTGAACGGCAAACTAACGCCGGCGCAATCAAAGGATTTTACCCGAAATGAGTTGTTTATTGTTGAAGGGGATTCCGCAGGTGGTTCTGCCAAACAGGGACGTGACTCGAAGATTCAGGCTATTCTGCCGCTCAAGGGAAAACCGCTCAATCCGGAAAAATCGAAGCTGGCTGATATTCTCAAAAATGAAGAATACCGCGCTATTACAGCGGCGATCGGGGCGGGCATTGGAACCGAATTTGCAGTTGAAGACAGCAATTATTCCAAAATTATCATTATGACCGATGCTGATACCGATGGTGCACATATTCAGGTGCTGCTGTTGACCTTCTTTTATCGTTATATGAAGCCTTTAATTGATGCAGGCAAAGTATATATTGCTCAGCCGCCATTATACAAACTTACTCGTAAGTCTGGTAAGCTTGCGACAGTTCGATATGCATGGACGGATGAAGAGCTGGCTAATTATATGAAGGAATTCGGTAATAATGTTGAGCTTCAACGTTATAAAGGACTAGGTGAAATGAACCCGGATCAACTGTGGGAGACCACAATGAATCCGGAAACTCGCGCGATGCTGAAGGTACAGATTGTTGATGCAGCAAAAGCAGAACGTCGTGTATCTACGCTCATGGGTGATAAGGTTGATCCGCGTAAACGCTGGATTGTAGAGAACGTCGACTTTACAGAGTACGAAGAATAG
- a CDS encoding GDSL-type esterase/lipase family protein, translating into MMKKKKSLDSAPWIWRTVSTVSILATLLLLFGFGYAIKDVIFPEGDSALTTGQETTVPPKNNDGQTAVVDDGKIRMAVIGDSLARGTGDDEGLGFVRRAGNLLKDKGYDVQVLNNLGVNGLRTDALLEKLDEQGVRYVLQQSNFILLSIGANDLFQGGQVLQGEDAPTAEQLAAALPETSKRLQEILKKVKEINPDAQIAYIGLYNPFGDVKELEKPGNAVVAAWNDAALAILNNEDKMTLVPTFDLFENHLGEYLSSDHFHPNGQGYEQIAVRIAQEFQADTSAEGSGN; encoded by the coding sequence ATGATGAAAAAGAAAAAAAGCCTTGATTCAGCACCATGGATCTGGAGAACTGTTAGTACAGTATCCATCTTGGCAACTTTGTTGTTGTTATTTGGATTTGGATACGCCATAAAAGACGTGATTTTTCCCGAGGGAGATTCCGCATTGACTACAGGACAGGAGACAACCGTACCACCTAAGAATAACGATGGGCAAACGGCTGTCGTGGACGATGGCAAGATTCGGATGGCCGTCATCGGTGATTCCCTGGCAAGAGGCACGGGGGATGATGAAGGACTCGGTTTTGTGAGACGTGCAGGCAACCTGCTTAAAGATAAAGGATATGACGTTCAGGTTCTTAATAATCTGGGTGTAAACGGTTTGAGAACAGATGCTTTATTGGAAAAACTCGATGAGCAAGGTGTACGTTACGTTCTGCAGCAGTCCAATTTTATTTTGCTCTCGATCGGTGCAAATGATTTGTTCCAGGGAGGACAAGTTCTACAGGGGGAAGATGCGCCAACAGCAGAGCAGCTGGCAGCGGCTTTGCCGGAAACGTCGAAGCGCCTTCAAGAGATATTGAAGAAAGTCAAAGAAATTAATCCCGATGCACAGATTGCGTACATAGGGCTGTACAATCCATTTGGAGATGTGAAGGAACTCGAGAAGCCGGGTAATGCAGTGGTTGCTGCATGGAACGATGCTGCGCTGGCTATTTTGAACAATGAGGACAAGATGACACTGGTCCCTACATTCGATTTATTTGAAAATCATCTGGGGGAGTATCTCTCGTCAGATCATTTCCATCCCAACGGACAAGGTTATGAGCAAATTGCAGTTCGGATTGCACAGGAATTCCAGGCAGATACATCGGCAGAAGGGAGCGGAAATTAA